The genomic interval ACTCTGGCGGTACAAATTCTTTTTCGCTCGCACTAGGGTGAATGAAAACTACCGCATTTTTTTCGTGCAATAACTTCATAACTTTTTCAAACTTATCATTTCCTAAAAATTCTTCGCCATAGTTGGAATAAAGACCAACCCCATCTAATTTCAAGACGTCTAAAGCGTATTCAATTTCTTTTAAGCTCTCTTTAACATGAGGCATAGGAAGTAATGCGAAACTTTTAAAACGACCTGGATAATCTTTCTTAAGCTGTGCTTGGTATTCATTTACTTTACGTGCCACTTTTGCGGCATGTCGTTTTTTTAAAGGCATTGTGCCTGGTTCTGAAATAGATGTAACCCCTACATCAATATTTAATTCATCCATCATTTTAATGCTGTCTTCTGGTACCCAGTCTTTTATAGGAAATCCGCCAGCTGTAGAAACACCGGCTTTTTTAAGCTCATCTTTATAAGGCTTTGGAATAATATGATGATGTACATCAACGATTTGTCCTGCCATAATCTCAACTTCCTTTCGTCATTAAATTGATTGATACTATCAACTAATTATATATGTATCTATTCACGTAATTTGAAAGGATAAAACACAAAGAAACCTGAAAGATTTTAAAGAAAGAGAAAAAGCTTCTAAATTAATCCTCTTTAGTAAAGTTATAACTCATAGCAAATTATTCACCTTTTTAAATGTAAACTTTTTAAAATTAAAAGTTTACATTTGGCGTTTGAAATAATAATATAAGTTTGGGGGTGAACATCATGAAAACACGAGAACTTGTTCTCATTAGTTTATTTACAGCTTTAACCATTATTTCGAGTATGCTGCATTTTACACTAGGGCCGATACCTTTTTCTCTGCAAATTGTAGTGGTATTTATCGTTGCTCATTTATTTAGTGTAAGAGTAGCGTTTTGGAGCCAAGCGCTTTATGTCATTATGGGACTGATCGGCTTGCCTGTCTTTGCGAGCGGAGGTGGTCTTTTTTATGTAATAAAGCCTACATTCGGTTTCTTAATTGGCTTTGTTGTCGCAGCACTAGTGATGTCTTTATTGAAGCAACGTTTAACAAACAGTAATTTTATCAATACGTTTGCTATCAATATGGTCGGTACAGTCATTATTTACATATTCGGCTGTGTTTATTTTTATTTCATTATGAATTTTGTGGCAAACACACCGATTACAGTTAATCAGACATTCACTAGTATTGTCTTATTAAGTGCACCTGGAGATATTATCTTAGGCGGTGTTACAGCAATATTAATTTTACGCTTAGAAAAAATCATGAAGGGGAGCGGGATGTATGAAGGTCTTCGTCACTAGCACTGGAACAGATGTTGGAAAAACATATGTTACTTTGCTAATTTATCAAGCTTTAAGCAAAGCAGGATATAACGTTGGCATCTATAAACCATTTCAAACAGAAGAACAAGAACCAGGGGTATATCCAGATTTAGAAGAATATAAAAAAGCGAGCGGTCTCACTTATGATGAAACGTCATTATATACGTTTCATGAGCCTGTATCGCCTCATTTAGGTTTCAAACTTGAACCTGAACAACAATTGAATAAAGAAAGCGTGATTGAAAAAGCTGAGGCGCTTAATCAAAAATATGACATTCTATTAATTGAAGGCGCCGGTGGCTTAGGCGTTCCTATTTATGAGGATGATAACGGCTTTTATATGACTGAGGATTTAATCAAAGATACGGCAGACAAGGTTTTAAGTGTAGTTCCTTCTAAACTTGGTGCTATCAGCGATATTATTATGCATCAGTATTTTTTAAACCAGCATCATTTACCAGGAAATATTTTGGTTATGAATCGTTTCGATGACTCTATGATTGCACAAGACAATCACGAAACGTTAGAGCGTTATTTAAACCGCTCAATTTTCACTTTGACAGAAGGGGCAAATGTCTCAGAAGTCCCTGATGAATTATTACATAGTTTAATAAGGGGTGGCATAAATGAATAAAACAGAATTAATACAAGATGACCATGATTATGTATGGCATCCTTTTACACAAATGGGTGTCTATTCAGAAGCAGATCCAATTATTATTGAACGTGGGGAAGGCAGTTACCTTTACGATGTAAACGGCAAAGCGTATCTCGATGGTTATGCTTCTTTATGGGTGAACGTTCACGGCCATAATAATGCGCGGTTGAATGCTGCGATTAATGAGCAGCTTGGTAAAATAGCACATTCTACTCTGCTCGGATCTTCAAATGTACCGTCAATCGAACTTGCAAAGCGTTTAATAGAAATTACACCAAGCAATTTACGGAAAGTGTTCTACTCGGATACGGGAAGTGCTTCTGTAGAAATTGCGATTAAAATGGCTTACCAATATTGGAAAAATAAAGATCCTGAAAAGTATGCCTCAAAAAAGAAATTCCTAACACTTAAAAGCGGCTATCATGGAGATACTATAGGTGCAGTAAGTGTCGGGGGCATTGATGCTTTTCATGCGATTTTCAAAGATTTAATTTTTGAAAACATACAAGTTGGCTGTCCTTCTGTATTTAAATCAGATTATGAAACAGAAGCAGAGTTAATTGACGGTATAACCGCTGAAATACGAGAAATATTAGAAAAACAAAGTGAAGAAATATGTGGCTTTGTTGTTGAACCTTTAGTACAAGGAGCAACTGGATTATACACACAACCTGTACAATTTTTAAAGGAAGTCGAAAAATTGTGCCGAGAATTCGGTATTTTATTAATTGTAGATGAAGTGGCAACAGGATTTGGCCGCACGGGTACTATGTTTGCATGTGAACGTGCAGATGTAAATCCAGATATTATGTGTTTGGCTAAAGGGATTACAGGCGGCTATTTACCACTTGCGGCTACACTGACTTCGCAAGAAGTATACGATGCTTTCTTAAGCGGCAGTCATGCAGAGAAGACTTTCTTCCACGGTCATACGTATACTGGCAACCAAGTGACATGTTCTGCTGCTATTGAAAACTTGAATTTATTCGAAGAAACTAATTTGATTGCACACATTGAGAAAACATCAGCATTATTGAAAAGTGAACTAGAAGCATTAAGTGACTTAGATTATGTAGGTAATATTCGAGGTTACGGATTAATGTATGGAGTGGAACTGGTAGATCCGGAAAATACAGAAAAGCCGCTATCCATACCGACAGTTGAAAAAATTATTCAAACATGCAAAGAAAATGGTTTGATGATTCGTAATTTAGAAAATGTAATTACGTTTGTACCTGTATTGAATATGAGCGAAACAGAAATTAAAAAAATGACAGATATTTTTAAACGAGCTTTAAACCATGTGATGCATGAAACAAAAGTTTGATTAAAAAACACCTCTTATGACCATAAAATAGAGTTATAAGAGGTTTGTTTTTTGAACATACTTAAAACTTTACAAATTTTATTGCTAAAAGCATATAAATGATATAAAAGTTGTATGCCATTGTGTATACTACAGATAAAGTATAACAATCCACAAATAGATAACGGAGGTTATGGAATGAAATTGAGATATCTGACTGCTGGTTTACTAGCATCAACTTTATTATTGACGGCGTGTGGACAAGGGGAAAAAAACGAAGATACAAAATCAGAAAGCAAGTCTGATTCAGGAAACAAAAATGACGGATCAGGGTTCAGCAATTCAAGTAAGAAAGATGATAGTAATTCAAGCTCTGAACATTCATCATCACATTCTGATTCAAAAGACAATTCTAATTCAAACGATGATAGTTCGAATAGTGATAGTTCTGAAAATGAAGATACCAACAGTCCTCAGTATTTAGCTAAAGTTTGGGCAGCGGCATTGCCTGCATATAGAGATACAGGCAGAGGACAATTTGATGATATAACGATTACACATTATGATGTGTCGGGTAACGTGCTTAATCCATATAACGCAAATAATACAGTGAAGTTTCCTGAAGGCACACAAACACTCTCTGGTTCGCCGACTGCAGCAGGTAGTGTAACTTATAGCAATAATGGAGACGGTACGATTAATGTATACAGCGTACCAACACACTTTCATGATCATGAATGGTTAGAGGATCCAGAGTTCAGTCAAAGTGAATCAGAACGAATTATGGATAATCCAAAAGTTGTAAAATTATATGATGACAATCAATCTGCTTTAGATGAGATTGCTTCTAAGATAGAAGAAGGCGGACATCTTAAAGAAGATATTGTAAATTATAATGGAAGCGACAGTTTGAGTAGTTCGGAAGACTCCGACAGTTCTAGTGAAGATGATTCATCTTCAGATGACAGCAGTTCTTCTGAAGAAGTCACTCGTGAAAATGTGATTGATAAAGTTGAAGAATATGAAGGTCATAACCTAGATACGAGTACTTACACATATAAAGAACCTGAACAAAAAAGCGATGGCAGCTGGGGCTTCTCATTTGATGATAAAGAGGGCAACTTAGCAGGTTCATATATTGTAGATCCCGATGGTAATGTCACTGAATATGATGCAGATGGAAATGAAGTTTAATATTAAATTAATAAAGTAACACAAATGCCTTAGCGACCGTACTCAATCGTGTTTTATTTCTGAATTAAGGGAACTTTTTCAAAATATTTTGTTATTTTACACATATTTTGTATCTGAGCGTGTATAGTACTAATAAGCAACATGTTTTCGAAACTTTTTCCAAAACGAGATAAAACAGGAGGTCAGTATGATGTTCAAATATGTAGCGGCTGGGGTATTAGCCTCAACATTAGTTGTAACAGCATCCGGACAAGATGAAAAAGGCGAGAAGACGAGTGATAACGGAAATCTATTGCAAGCAGTAACGCAAGGTAACGTAGTAGAAGCTGGTGCAGTAACTACTACTGCTTACCAAAAAGAAATAGCCAAAGTTTGGTTAGCGGGATTACCGGATTATCAAAATAAAAACGTACCAAATGGTTTTGAAATTAATGTGAAAGATGTATCTGGCCAAGCAGTCAATCCGAATATGCCTGATGCGTCTGCAAAATATCCGCAAGGTACAAAAGCATTATATGGTAGTGCAAGTATTGATGGTCACGTTGTTTATAAAGAAAATGGTGATGGAACAATTAGTGTTTATGATTCACCGATGCACTTCTCTGGTCCAGATTGGGCAAGAGCAGATTATAACAAAACAGAGACTCAAAAAATTATCGATAATCCAAAAGTAGTTACACCTTATAACGGTGATGAAGCAACTATTTCTGCATATGCTTCTACAGTAAAATAATAGTCAGACATAAAGAAGCACCTATCCTTCAAGTGGTGAGAAGGATGGGTGCTTTTATTATTTTCGATATTGATTGAAATCAATAACGTTATTATTATTGTTAGATTGCGGAGGTTCGGTATGATTTGAATCCTCTTTTTCTGTTTCTAGTTGTTCGAACAACTTTGCTAAATCTTCTTCAGACTTAATTTTTCCATCCATTATTTGTGTAATGACTTGAGCAACTTCATCTTCATCATCTTCATCAAGTCCGATTAATTCAGCAATCATGTCGCGCATACCTTCATCTTGGCCAGCTTCAGCAAATGCTGCAATCGCATCTTCCACATTGTCAGGTGTTTTGTCTGTCATGGCTTGCAGCTTTTTCATTTGAGCCAATTCTTCATACATTTCTCTTTCTTCAGGTGAAACTAAATCTAACGGGTCGATACCTTTGAAGGTGAAGTATTCTTGTAAGAATTCGAATACATCTACAGGCATGTATAAAATATGAGATAATTCATCTTTACCGATAATAAAGACTTCTAAATCTAATTCTCCCATTTCGTCATAAGGAATGGTATTGCGATTTTCAATTATAAAGTAAGCGATAAGACCAAGAGCATCAGGACTTAAACGATCAAATAATTCAAATGGATCTTCCATAAATTTATCTTCGATTAAGTTGACAATGTAGTCCTCATTGCCTTTAGAGAAACCTTTGATTTTGAAAATACGGCAGATCTCTTTTAAATCTTTGACATAGAAATTATATAAATAATTTCGTAAATATAAATGTTCATACTCATAGCGTGCTTCTTCGGTGAAATGCATATCTATCAACATTTCCATTTCTTCATCATCTAATGGTGTTAATGGACGATACTTACCGCCTAAGACGTATCGATTATATTTATTTAAAAAATCCACATCAATATAATAGCTGTCTTTTTCTAGAGACATTAGATAGTTTGTTGTCATTAAATATTCCATTTCGTGTGCTTGTGTGCTTGGTAATGCAGGTGTATCTGTTTCTGATATAATTAAACCTTCAATCAATTGTTTTTCTGTGTTGGAAATATGTTTAGCAAACTCACGATAAATTTGTTCTTCCGGTACATTTCCAGAATGGCTTTTAGTAAAGTCTTTATCTTTATTGAAAGCTTCAATCGCAGCGAGAAGTTGAAGTTTATTGCCTTTAACGCTTAAAGGGAATCGTTCCAAAATAGGTCACCTCATGAATAGTAGATTTACTTTACACTACATTTTAACGTAATGTAGACGTATGACCTAATAATTACACTATTTTATTGGGAAATATGGTAAATTGATAGATAGAAATCCTGCAAACAAGGAGAACAAACAATGGATATGACAACTATCGTTTTTGCATTAATTATATTAGTAAGCTTTTTATTAACTAATATGATTTCCAATCGATTTATTAAATACAAAGACAGTACAGGTTTATTCCTGCTTACTCGTGTCGGTATTTTTATAGGTATCTATCTTGTTTTATTTGGTATATATTATTTATTATTCTTAACTTAAAAATACGATAAGTCTTTTGGAAAAGAAAGCCGGAAGTACAGACGAAACTGAGATGTTTATTTCTCAGCTTCCGAAGTGCTTCCGGTTTTTTATGGTTATACATTAAAATAAATTCTATTTTTAATTTTAATGTTTATACAGGTCGAACTGTAATTTCGTTTACATTAACATAGTCTGGTTGAGATAAAGCATACACAACAGCGTTTGCGATATCTTTAGGTTCTAGTTTTTTACGATCTTGCGGTTGATCATGACTTCTCGTTTCTGTGTCGACTGCACCAGGAGAGATGCTTGTTGCACGAATACCTGTTCTAGCAAGCTCTTTTTCTAAACCTTGTGTAATTGCATGAACTGCTGTTTTTGTAGCACTGTAGATAGTGCTGTATTTAGTCACTTCAAATCCTGAAATAGAAGCAATATTAAAAATGTGGCCGCTAGATTGCTGCTGGAAATGCGGCATTACAGCATTAATAGCATATAATAACCCTTTCACATTTACATCAATCATGTCATCCCATGCTTCAACTTGACCATCTGTAATTTTAGAAGACTTCATTTGGCCGGCACTGTTAACTAAAATATCGACATGTCCGAACTGTTCAATTGTTTGTTTCACGACATTATTGACTTCATCACGGTTGGTAACATCAGCAGCCATAATATCAAAATGCTTAGCACCTGATTTACGTAATTCTGCAGATACTGCTTCAAGTTTATCTTCACTGCGTGCCACTAATACTACTGTTGCACCTTCATTTGCTAGTTTCAGTGCGATTGCTTTACCAATGCCGCTGCTGGCGCCTGTAATGATGGCTACTTTTTTATAGATTTCAGTCATTTATACTCCGCCTTTCATTTTAATGAATTATCTCTACAATATCATAATACCTTTTCTGATATAGGACTAAGCAAGAGATAAGATTCGTTTCCTGGTGCTATATGGCAAAGTGGTGAAATGTATTGTTCAACAAATCATTAGATATTAACATTCAAAAATGAATAAGTATTTATTATAGAAGAAACACAACATATTGAAGTAAGTTTATATGGTTTTCGCAGAAAAGCTGTGAGTCCCATTCTGATAACATTTTACAATGATATTGAAGGCAAGAAATTGGTGATTAAGGATGAAACGCTTTCATTTTTATCGTACAATTGGGATACAATTAGATTGTGAACGCGTAAAGCGGTGAGGGTCGCTGATTGAAACGGGCAAGATATAGAGAGAAAGGGGAGTCTAATATGATTGTGCTTACAGTGCTTCAATTTATTATCAACACGATTTTAGTAGGTGCACTTTTAGCTGTTATTATCACAGCACTAGTTTTATTGTTTAAAGATAAAAGACAACAACAACATAGTGTATTAAGAAATTATCCAGTATTAGCTCGAGTTCGTTACTTTTTTGAAAAAATCGGACCGGAATTGCGTCAATATTTGTTTTCTGATGATACGAAAGGCAAACCGTTTTCTCGTAGTCAGTATACAAGCATTGTGAAAGCAGGAAAGTATAAATCTCGCATGGCAAGTTTCGGAACAGAGTACGATTATGAAGATGGGTTTTATGTTCAAAATACAATGTTTCCAAAACAAGCTTCAGAGTTGCGTATTGACCAAACAGGTATGATTTCAACTTTTATTTACAAAATTGATAATGAACGTTTGTTTGACCGCGAGGAACATCGCGTTGAAGATAAGGTAGATCCATTTTACTTATCTGATGAAGATGCAGTTGTACTCGGCGAAAACCTAGAACATCCATACAAAGTGAAACGTCTTGTGGGTCAATCTGGGATGAGTTATGGTGCATTAGGTGAAAATGCGATTACTGCATTGTCAATCGGCTTAGGACGTGCAGGTACTTGGATGAATACCGGTGAGGGCGGCTTATCCAATCACCATTTAAAAGGTGGCGGCGACATCATTTTCCAAATTGGGCCTGGATTATTTGGTGTGCGTACACCTGATGCGAAATTTGATCCTAAAGCATTCAAGACTTTAGCTAAAAGAGACCAAGTCAAGGCGTTTGAAATCAAATTAGCACAAGGCGCTAAAACACGTGGAGGCCACATGGAAGGTGAGAAAGTCACAGAAGAAATTGCGAAAATCCGCCATGTAGAACCTGGTAAAACAATTAATTCACCGAACCGTTTCGACTTCATTCATAATAATGATGATTTGTTGGATTTTGTGACAGAGCTTCAAGAAATGGGTCAAAAACCAGTAGGTTTCAAAATTGTAGTTAGTAAAGTAACAGAAATCGAAGAACTTGTTAAAACAATGGCAAAACGTAAAGAATATCCAAACTTTATCACAGTTGATGGTGGTGAAGGCGGTACTGGAGCAACATTCCAGGAATTACAAGATGGTGTTGGCTTACCATTATTTACTGCATTGCCAATTGTGTCTGGCATGCTGGAAAAATACGGTATACGCAATCATGTTAAAATCTTCGCTTCTGGTAAGTTAGTCACACCGGATAAAGTTGCGATCGCGCTTGGTTTAGGTGCAGATTTAGTCAATGTAGCACGAGGCATGATGATCAGTGTCGGCTGTATTATGAGTCAACAATGTCATATGAATACCTGCCCAGTTGGTGTAGCAACAACAAACCCTAAATTAGAAAAAGGTTTGATAGTGAGCGAGAAAAACTACCGTGTTACGAATTATATTACGAGCATGCATGAAGGCTTGTTTAATTTAGCAGCGGCGGTTGGCGTTGAAAGTCCGACTGAAATTACGCAAGACCATATCATTATTAAAGAAGGCGGCGGTTTGCGTACAATCGGTGATTATAAGTTGAAACTGATTGAAACAGGAAGAGAAGCAGAACGCCAAAGAGAATCAGCTTCATAAGTAAATATGATTAAGACAGACGTGAGGGCGTCTGTCTTTTTTATGCTTTTATAAAAAAGTAATCCTGTTATGTATGTCACTTGATAAAATTCACAAACAAACTTAAAGACTACTCAATTTTAATTGTGTTATGATTAAGGGCATGCTAAAAAAGAGAAACGAAAGTAAAGTAATAAATAAAGGGAGATGAAATATGTCTTTAAAATCAAAATTAATCATGATTGTAACCATGCTTTTAGGCGGATTCTTCGGTTTGTTGAATGAAACCTTATTAGCAACTGCATTACCGAGTATTATGAAAGATTTCAATATCGAATATACTCAAGTACAATGGCTGACAACGGCCTTCTTACTTACAAATGGTGTTGTAATCCCATTATCTGCTATGATTATTCAACGTTATAGTACGCGTCAGGTCTTTTTAACTGCAATTCTTATATTCTTAATCGGTACAGTTGTGGCAGGTTTCAGCCCGAACTTTACAGTTTTACTAGTTGCACGTATTGTACAAGCCTTAGGTTCAGGTATTATGATGCCTTTAATGATGACAACCATTCTTGATATCTTCGAACCGCATGAACGTGGTAAATATATGGGGATATTTGGTTTAGTTATCGGATTAGCTCCAGCAATCGGACCCACTTTATCAGGTTATCTTGTAGAATATTATGATTGGCGTTCTTTATTCCATGTTGTTACACCAATCGCAGCGTTGACTTTCTTACTGAGCTTGAAGTTTGTTAAAAATGTAGGAACAACTCGCAAAGTACCCATTGATCTGATTTCTATTGTACTTTCAGTGCTCGGATTCGGGGGACTTTTATATGGAACAAGTTCGATTTCTAGAGACGGATGGGATGACCCGATTGTCCTTACAACTATTTTAGGCGGTCTCGTGATGGTCGTACTCTTTATCTTCCGTCAAACACGTCTTAAAACGCCATTGCTTGATTTCCGTGTATTTAAAGAAGGTCAGTTCGCAGTAGGGATTTTAATTATGGCATTGACGATGATTGCTATGATTGGTTCTGAAACGGTCTTGCCGATTTTTGTGCAGAATATTATGGGTAAACCTGCTTTAGAATCTGGATTAACGCTTTTGCCAGGTGCTATTGTGATGGGCTTTATGTCTGTCTTTTCTGGATTGCTATTTGAAAAGTTCGGTGCAAAAATTTTAGCGTTTATCGGTATGGGGATTGTTGTAATCACGACATCTTATTTTGTATTTATGGATGAACACACTTCAACAGTGATGTTATCGACAGTTTATGCTATTCGTATGATCGGTATTGCGCTCGGATTAATGCCATTGATGACACATACTATGAATCAGCTGCCTCATCAAATGAATGCACATGGTTCTTCAATGACGAATACTGTACAGCAAATTTCTGCTTCAATCGGTACAGCGATTCTATTTACAATTATGAGTCATTATGCAAAAGCATTTAAACCAGACATGGCAGATTACAAAGGTATGGCACCTAAAGAAATTAAAGCAGCCATTGCTAAAGACGCAATGTTGAATGGTTACCATGCAGCTTTTTGGTTCACTGTCATTATTGCAATCATCGCATTCTTCAGTGTCTTCTTACTGAAAAGTAAAAAGAAAGCAAAAGAATCCACTTATGTTGAAAATAATGCTTAACCTATATAAAAAGAAACTAGGGTTATAAAGCGAACCCGCTAATCAAACAATAAAAAACTCATATAAAATGAAGGAAACTTCTAAAATGATAAACATCCAAAAAGTTGGAACTAACAATCCGATTTTTTGGGTGTTTATTTATTACCTTTTACTTTTTAAATATCAACGCTTTAATTATCTTCTAATATATTTATTTCATGTCAATACAACTTCCATTCATAGTCGGTTCTCAAAGGGTTTCTTTTTCTGATAGAATTTAAAAAAATAATAGATTGAATATGTTTTTAAATTATATTGACACCCTCTATTGCTCAATTTATAATTAAATTGATAACGATTATCAATTTCAGTTACATAAATTAAATTGGGAAGTTGAAAAAATAAGAGGTGACGATATGAAAAAAGTAACATCAGTTTTATTAGCAACATCGATTTTATTAGCAGGGTGCGGAAATGGAAACAGTGATTCTAACGATAAAAAAACAGATTCTAAATCATCTTCAGAAAATAAAAAAGAACTTAAAACTGCGACAACAGAATACAAAAAATACACAGATAACCAATTGGATGAATTCTTAAAAGGGACAGAAGAATTTACAAAAGCTGTGAAAGATAAAGATACAGAAAAAGCAAAAGAGCTTTATCCGAAAGTACGTATGTATTATGAACGTTCTGAACCTGTTGCTGAATCTTTCGGGGACTTAGATCCGAAAATTGATGCACGTCTAGCTGATATGAAAGAGGAAAATAAAGAAAACGAATGGACAGGTTATCATAAAATTGAAAAAGCATTATATGAAGATAATCAATTGAACGCACAAACAGATAAAGATGCAGACCAATTATTAAAAGATGCGAAGGAATTAGATGCAAAAGCAGATACTTTAGATATTACACCGAAATTGATGTTACAAGGATCTGTCGATTTATTAAATGAAGTTTCAACTTCGAAAATCACAGGAGAAGAAGAAATCTATTCTCATACGGACTTATATGACTTCAAAGCAAATATTGAAGGGGCACAAAAAATTTATGAACTCTTCAAACCGATTTTGAATAAAAAAGATAAAGAATTAAGCGAAACGATTCAAAAGGATTTTGATAAAGTTAATCAATTGCTTGATAAATATAAAGAAGGCGATGGTTATGCTTCATATGAAAAAGTAACAAAAGAAGACCGTAAAGCTTTATCAGATGCTGTGAATGCATTAGGTGAACCGTTAAGTAAGATGGCTGTGGTTACAGAATGACACAAGACAAGCATGAAGGTAATGAAGTTTCACGTCGTTCCTTTCTGAAAATGTTAGGCATCGGCGGTGCAGGAGCGGTAATCGGCGCAAGTGGTGTCGGCGGTATTTTCTCTTTCAAGTCGATGTTTGATACACCTGAAGATAAAGATAACGATGCATATGAATTTTATGGGAAAGTGCAACCAGGTATTACAACGCCTTCACAGAAAAATATTAATTTTGCAGTGATTGATTTAAAAAGCAAAGATAAAGCTGCTATTCAAGAAATGTTTAAAGAGTGGACAAAAATGAGCGTCAAAATGATGGGTGGTTCGTTAATCGGAAAATCTACAAAAAATAGTTTGCTGCCGCCTGAAGATACAGGCGAAGCAGTCGGATTGGGTGCGAGCAAACTGACATTGACTTTTGGTGTCAGCAAATCATTTATGAAAAAGATCGGATTGTCTAGTAAGATTCCATCTGATTTTAAAGACTTGCCTCATTTCCCGAATGATCAGCTGGATAAGGATTTAACAGGCGGAGATATTATGATTCAAGCATGTG from Staphylococcus condimenti carries:
- a CDS encoding biotin transporter BioY, whose protein sequence is MKTRELVLISLFTALTIISSMLHFTLGPIPFSLQIVVVFIVAHLFSVRVAFWSQALYVIMGLIGLPVFASGGGLFYVIKPTFGFLIGFVVAALVMSLLKQRLTNSNFINTFAINMVGTVIIYIFGCVYFYFIMNFVANTPITVNQTFTSIVLLSAPGDIILGGVTAILILRLEKIMKGSGMYEGLRH
- the bioD gene encoding dethiobiotin synthase, which codes for MKVFVTSTGTDVGKTYVTLLIYQALSKAGYNVGIYKPFQTEEQEPGVYPDLEEYKKASGLTYDETSLYTFHEPVSPHLGFKLEPEQQLNKESVIEKAEALNQKYDILLIEGAGGLGVPIYEDDNGFYMTEDLIKDTADKVLSVVPSKLGAISDIIMHQYFLNQHHLPGNILVMNRFDDSMIAQDNHETLERYLNRSIFTLTEGANVSEVPDELLHSLIRGGINE
- the bioA gene encoding adenosylmethionine--8-amino-7-oxononanoate transaminase, whose product is MNKTELIQDDHDYVWHPFTQMGVYSEADPIIIERGEGSYLYDVNGKAYLDGYASLWVNVHGHNNARLNAAINEQLGKIAHSTLLGSSNVPSIELAKRLIEITPSNLRKVFYSDTGSASVEIAIKMAYQYWKNKDPEKYASKKKFLTLKSGYHGDTIGAVSVGGIDAFHAIFKDLIFENIQVGCPSVFKSDYETEAELIDGITAEIREILEKQSEEICGFVVEPLVQGATGLYTQPVQFLKEVEKLCREFGILLIVDEVATGFGRTGTMFACERADVNPDIMCLAKGITGGYLPLAATLTSQEVYDAFLSGSHAEKTFFHGHTYTGNQVTCSAAIENLNLFEETNLIAHIEKTSALLKSELEALSDLDYVGNIRGYGLMYGVELVDPENTEKPLSIPTVEKIIQTCKENGLMIRNLENVITFVPVLNMSETEIKKMTDIFKRALNHVMHETKV
- a CDS encoding SDR family oxidoreductase yields the protein MTEIYKKVAIITGASSGIGKAIALKLANEGATVVLVARSEDKLEAVSAELRKSGAKHFDIMAADVTNRDEVNNVVKQTIEQFGHVDILVNSAGQMKSSKITDGQVEAWDDMIDVNVKGLLYAINAVMPHFQQQSSGHIFNIASISGFEVTKYSTIYSATKTAVHAITQGLEKELARTGIRATSISPGAVDTETRSHDQPQDRKKLEPKDIANAVVYALSQPDYVNVNEITVRPV
- a CDS encoding FMN-binding glutamate synthase family protein — encoded protein: MIVLTVLQFIINTILVGALLAVIITALVLLFKDKRQQQHSVLRNYPVLARVRYFFEKIGPELRQYLFSDDTKGKPFSRSQYTSIVKAGKYKSRMASFGTEYDYEDGFYVQNTMFPKQASELRIDQTGMISTFIYKIDNERLFDREEHRVEDKVDPFYLSDEDAVVLGENLEHPYKVKRLVGQSGMSYGALGENAITALSIGLGRAGTWMNTGEGGLSNHHLKGGGDIIFQIGPGLFGVRTPDAKFDPKAFKTLAKRDQVKAFEIKLAQGAKTRGGHMEGEKVTEEIAKIRHVEPGKTINSPNRFDFIHNNDDLLDFVTELQEMGQKPVGFKIVVSKVTEIEELVKTMAKRKEYPNFITVDGGEGGTGATFQELQDGVGLPLFTALPIVSGMLEKYGIRNHVKIFASGKLVTPDKVAIALGLGADLVNVARGMMISVGCIMSQQCHMNTCPVGVATTNPKLEKGLIVSEKNYRVTNYITSMHEGLFNLAAAVGVESPTEITQDHIIIKEGGGLRTIGDYKLKLIETGREAERQRESAS
- a CDS encoding MDR family MFS transporter — translated: MSLKSKLIMIVTMLLGGFFGLLNETLLATALPSIMKDFNIEYTQVQWLTTAFLLTNGVVIPLSAMIIQRYSTRQVFLTAILIFLIGTVVAGFSPNFTVLLVARIVQALGSGIMMPLMMTTILDIFEPHERGKYMGIFGLVIGLAPAIGPTLSGYLVEYYDWRSLFHVVTPIAALTFLLSLKFVKNVGTTRKVPIDLISIVLSVLGFGGLLYGTSSISRDGWDDPIVLTTILGGLVMVVLFIFRQTRLKTPLLDFRVFKEGQFAVGILIMALTMIAMIGSETVLPIFVQNIMGKPALESGLTLLPGAIVMGFMSVFSGLLFEKFGAKILAFIGMGIVVITTSYFVFMDEHTSTVMLSTVYAIRMIGIALGLMPLMTHTMNQLPHQMNAHGSSMTNTVQQISASIGTAILFTIMSHYAKAFKPDMADYKGMAPKEIKAAIAKDAMLNGYHAAFWFTVIIAIIAFFSVFLLKSKKKAKESTYVENNA
- the efeO gene encoding iron uptake system protein EfeO, whose protein sequence is MKKVTSVLLATSILLAGCGNGNSDSNDKKTDSKSSSENKKELKTATTEYKKYTDNQLDEFLKGTEEFTKAVKDKDTEKAKELYPKVRMYYERSEPVAESFGDLDPKIDARLADMKEENKENEWTGYHKIEKALYEDNQLNAQTDKDADQLLKDAKELDAKADTLDITPKLMLQGSVDLLNEVSTSKITGEEEIYSHTDLYDFKANIEGAQKIYELFKPILNKKDKELSETIQKDFDKVNQLLDKYKEGDGYASYEKVTKEDRKALSDAVNALGEPLSKMAVVTE